The following are encoded in a window of Variovorax paradoxus genomic DNA:
- the clsB gene encoding cardiolipin synthase ClsB: MHDTHERAGHWTGGNRIELLENGEEFFPRVFEAVRQAQREVIIETFILFEDKVGLALHAAMRAAALRGVKVDLMIDGFGSPDLSREYLESLATAGVKVRVFDPGQRFLGQRLNVFRRMHRKIVVVDGVRAFVGGINYSADHLLDFGPKAKQDYAVELAGPIVAEIHQFVLRAIALGGKGAGWFRRRLKQAPPAEQLQAAGEADAIFVTRDNRRHTNDIERHYRAAIRAARERIVIANAYFFPGYRLIKELRRAARRGVDVRLILQGEPDMPIVKTAASMLYHHLLHAGVRIYEYCDRPLHGKVALMDDRWSTVGSSNLDPLSLSLNLEANIVVRDTAFNNLLWERMDQLMQHSCKQVGADDLASEWSGWRLVRSFFVFHFLRWYPSWLNRLPRHAPRLTPAEATDLMAQQQKRRDSDEGTARTETA; the protein is encoded by the coding sequence ATGCACGACACCCATGAGCGTGCCGGCCACTGGACCGGCGGCAACCGCATCGAACTGCTGGAGAACGGCGAGGAGTTCTTTCCGCGCGTGTTCGAGGCGGTCCGCCAGGCGCAGCGCGAAGTGATCATCGAGACCTTCATCCTGTTCGAGGACAAGGTGGGCCTGGCGCTGCATGCGGCCATGCGCGCAGCGGCGCTGCGGGGCGTGAAGGTCGACCTGATGATCGACGGCTTCGGCTCGCCCGACCTCTCGCGCGAGTACCTCGAGAGCCTGGCCACGGCCGGCGTCAAGGTGCGCGTGTTCGACCCGGGCCAGCGCTTCCTGGGCCAGCGGCTCAATGTGTTCCGCCGCATGCACCGCAAGATCGTGGTGGTCGACGGCGTGCGTGCCTTCGTGGGCGGCATCAACTACTCGGCCGATCACCTGCTCGACTTCGGGCCCAAGGCCAAGCAGGACTACGCGGTCGAACTGGCGGGGCCGATCGTGGCCGAGATCCACCAGTTCGTGCTGCGCGCGATTGCGCTCGGCGGCAAGGGCGCCGGATGGTTCCGGCGCCGGCTGAAGCAGGCGCCGCCGGCCGAGCAACTGCAGGCGGCGGGCGAGGCCGACGCGATCTTCGTCACGCGCGACAACCGCCGCCACACCAACGACATCGAACGCCACTACCGCGCGGCGATCCGCGCCGCGCGCGAGCGCATCGTGATCGCCAATGCGTACTTCTTTCCGGGCTACCGCCTCATCAAGGAGCTGCGCCGCGCCGCGCGCCGCGGCGTCGACGTGCGCCTCATCCTGCAGGGCGAGCCCGACATGCCGATCGTGAAGACCGCCGCCAGCATGCTGTATCACCACCTGCTGCACGCCGGCGTGCGCATCTACGAATACTGCGACCGCCCGCTGCACGGCAAGGTCGCGCTCATGGACGACCGCTGGAGCACCGTGGGCTCGAGCAACCTCGACCCGCTGAGCCTGTCGCTCAACCTCGAAGCCAACATCGTGGTGCGCGACACCGCGTTCAACAACCTGCTGTGGGAGCGCATGGACCAGCTCATGCAGCACAGCTGCAAGCAGGTCGGCGCAGACGACCTGGCCAGCGAATGGAGCGGCTGGCGGCTGGTGCGCAGCTTCTTCGTCTTCCACTTCCTGCGCTGGTATCCGTCGTGGCTCAACCGCCTGCCGCGCCATGCGCCGCGCCTGACGCCGGCCGAGGCCACCGACCTCATGGCACAGCAGCAGAAGCGGCGCGACAGCGACGAAGGCACGGCGCGCACGGAGACGGCATGA
- a CDS encoding metallophosphoesterase — protein MRGMRLADAVSRAMPASSSVPMPIRPLSVLTALLHVYIALRLLPALASLTPAWPLALVLLAVSAVTMPLPFVSRSHRADRKAKPAGETLHWIGLISMGWFSSLFILTLVRDLGLLLAWLASALGGLQVPWDAIAPWSALAVLALATGVSLIGFFNARRTAGVKQVEVPIRGLPAALAGFTIAQLSDIHVGPTIRSGYIQRIVDAVNRLGADAIAITGDLVDGSVPELRDHIAPLAGLRARHGTFVVTGNHEYYAGAHAWIDELRRLGLKVLLNEHVVLQTRNVRGAQTDEELFESALVLAGVTDFTAGHFDAAHASDPHLALHDAPPLVHTRVLLAHQPRSAPVAAAAGYQLQLSGHTHGGQFFPWNLFVPMQQPFTAGLHRLHDMWIYVSRGTGYWGPPKRFGAPSEITLVTLVPAQP, from the coding sequence ATGCGCGGCATGCGCCTTGCAGATGCCGTGTCCCGGGCGATGCCCGCGTCTTCTTCCGTCCCGATGCCGATCCGTCCCCTGAGCGTCCTGACCGCGCTGCTGCACGTCTATATCGCGCTGCGCCTGCTGCCCGCGCTCGCGTCGCTCACGCCTGCGTGGCCACTCGCCCTCGTGCTGCTGGCGGTGTCGGCTGTCACGATGCCGCTGCCGTTCGTGTCACGCAGCCACCGCGCCGACCGCAAGGCGAAGCCGGCGGGCGAGACGCTGCACTGGATCGGCCTCATCAGCATGGGCTGGTTTTCCTCGCTGTTCATCTTGACGCTGGTGCGCGACCTCGGCTTGCTGCTGGCCTGGCTGGCAAGCGCGCTCGGCGGCCTGCAGGTGCCGTGGGACGCGATCGCGCCCTGGAGCGCGCTGGCGGTGCTGGCGCTGGCCACGGGCGTGTCGCTGATCGGCTTCTTCAATGCGCGCCGCACGGCCGGCGTGAAGCAGGTCGAGGTGCCGATCCGCGGGCTGCCCGCGGCGCTCGCGGGCTTCACGATCGCGCAGCTCAGCGACATCCACGTGGGTCCGACGATCCGCAGCGGCTACATCCAGCGCATCGTCGACGCGGTGAACCGGCTCGGCGCCGACGCCATCGCGATCACGGGCGACCTGGTGGACGGCAGCGTGCCCGAGTTGCGCGATCACATCGCGCCGCTCGCGGGCCTGCGCGCACGCCACGGCACCTTCGTGGTCACGGGCAACCACGAGTACTACGCGGGCGCGCACGCCTGGATCGACGAGCTGCGCCGCCTGGGCCTGAAGGTGCTGCTGAACGAGCACGTGGTGCTGCAGACGCGCAACGTGCGCGGCGCGCAGACCGATGAAGAGCTGTTCGAGAGCGCGCTGGTGCTGGCCGGCGTGACCGACTTCACCGCCGGCCATTTCGACGCCGCGCACGCGAGCGATCCGCACCTGGCGCTGCACGACGCACCGCCCCTGGTGCATACGCGCGTGCTGCTGGCGCACCAGCCGCGCAGCGCGCCGGTGGCGGCCGCGGCCGGCTACCAGCTGCAGCTGTCGGGCCACACGCACGGCGGCCAGTTCTTCCCTTGGAACCTGTTCGTGCCCATGCAGCAGCCGTTCACGGCCGGCCTGCACCGGCTGCACGACATGTGGATCTACGTGAGCCGGGGCACCGGCTACTGGGGGCCGCCGAAGCGTTTCGGCGCACCGTCGGAAATCACGCTGGTGACGTTGGTCCCGGCGCAACCCTGA
- a CDS encoding polyhydroxyalkanoate granule-associated phasin, whose protein sequence is MSSFSTTARLASPLMQWVDLALKTHETLLSSGTVIRVRTERIAKAGLTPSAADLAEFQLMGHEKLAAASESGLAMARQWHSSQASLAQRAWQQWLQGTTALFSLAGSFTPAQAATHGDALVQATARGASTMGQFTGVAARIAREGLKPIHTAATSNARRLLAELQA, encoded by the coding sequence ATGTCGTCCTTCAGTACCACCGCCCGCCTGGCCAGTCCGCTGATGCAATGGGTCGACCTGGCCCTCAAGACCCACGAAACCCTGCTGTCGTCCGGCACGGTGATCCGCGTGCGCACCGAGCGCATCGCCAAAGCCGGGCTCACGCCCAGCGCGGCCGACCTCGCGGAGTTCCAGTTGATGGGCCACGAAAAGCTCGCCGCGGCGAGCGAATCGGGCCTGGCCATGGCTAGGCAATGGCACAGCAGCCAGGCCTCGCTGGCCCAGCGTGCGTGGCAGCAATGGCTGCAGGGCACCACCGCCCTCTTCTCGCTGGCCGGCAGCTTCACGCCGGCGCAGGCGGCGACACACGGCGATGCGCTCGTGCAGGCCACGGCGCGCGGCGCCAGCACGATGGGTCAGTTCACGGGTGTGGCAGCGCGCATTGCGCGCGAAGGCCTGAAGCCGATCCACACCGCCGCCACGTCGAACGCGCGGCGGCTGCTGGCCGAACTGCAGGCCTGA
- a CDS encoding lysylphosphatidylglycerol synthase domain-containing protein — protein sequence MSASLALTHRPWWPWVRRVAILAFFGGIAWLLLKQARTIDWAEVFAALRALPALTLLAAGALAAASFALYSTYDLLGRYLTKHRLGAGTVMGVTFISYAFNLNFGSLVGGVAFRYRLYSRLGLGNETITRVLGFSMLTNWLGYLVVAGAAFCFWPMALPPDWKIDGGGLRMLGAVLLMVSLAYLALCAFSDGHVWRVRGHALRTPTVPMALLQLAMSCVNWSLIGGVIWVLLQGEVGYPQVLAVLLVAAVAGVVTHVPAGLGVLEAVFVALLAHEVAETRLLAALLAYRALYYLLPLAVALVAYLVTEARARRLRADAGHNDNKR from the coding sequence ATGAGTGCCTCCCTCGCGCTCACGCATCGGCCCTGGTGGCCGTGGGTGCGGCGCGTGGCGATCTTGGCCTTCTTCGGCGGCATTGCCTGGCTGCTGCTGAAGCAGGCGCGCACCATCGACTGGGCCGAGGTGTTTGCTGCGCTGCGCGCGCTGCCGGCCCTCACATTGCTCGCAGCCGGTGCCCTGGCCGCCGCCAGCTTCGCGCTCTACAGCACCTACGATTTGCTGGGCCGCTACCTCACGAAGCACCGGCTCGGCGCTGGCACGGTCATGGGCGTGACCTTCATCAGCTACGCCTTCAACCTCAACTTCGGCTCGCTGGTGGGCGGCGTGGCGTTTCGCTACCGGCTGTATTCGCGCCTGGGGCTCGGCAACGAGACCATCACGCGTGTGCTGGGCTTCAGCATGCTGACCAACTGGCTCGGCTACCTCGTGGTGGCCGGCGCCGCGTTCTGCTTCTGGCCGATGGCGCTGCCGCCCGACTGGAAGATCGACGGCGGCGGCCTGCGCATGCTCGGCGCGGTGCTGTTGATGGTGTCGCTCGCCTACCTCGCGCTGTGCGCGTTCTCGGACGGCCACGTCTGGCGCGTGCGCGGCCATGCGCTGCGCACGCCGACGGTGCCGATGGCCTTGCTGCAGCTGGCGATGTCGTGCGTCAACTGGTCGCTCATCGGCGGCGTGATCTGGGTGCTGCTGCAGGGCGAGGTCGGGTATCCGCAGGTGCTCGCGGTGCTGCTGGTCGCCGCGGTGGCGGGCGTGGTCACGCACGTGCCGGCGGGGCTCGGCGTGCTGGAGGCCGTGTTCGTCGCGCTGCTGGCGCACGAGGTGGCGGAAACGCGGCTGCTCGCCGCGCTGCTCGCCTACCGCGCGCTGTACTACCTGCTGCCGCTGGCCGTGGCGCTCGTCGCTTACCTCGTCACCGAGGCGCGTGCGCGTCGGCTGCGCGCGGATGCCGGCCACAACGACAACAAACGTTAA